CGGCAGGTAGATCGTCGCGCGGCGCTCGGCGCGCTCCTGCTCAGCCTTCGCCTTCGCGGCGGCGATCGCGGTCCTGTGCTGCTCGGCGTGGAGCCTCGCCTCGGCCTTGCGGCGCTGCTTGCGGAGCTTGCGCCGCTCCTTCGACGGTGCCACCAGAACGGCAGTGTGCAGCCGCGCGCGATCCTCGGTCACCGCACCAGCCCCCGCGCCTGCTTGACCGCCGTGATCTTGGCCGGCTCGAACCACGACCCGTCTCGCTTCGGCGCGGGCAGGTCGGCCCGCTCTGGGGCGCCCGGCGACGAGTGCGACACCAGCAGTTCCGGCCCACCCTGCACCGGCTCGGGCTCGATCTGTTCGGCGGCCTGGGTCTCTGCCTCCGGTTCGGTGTAGCGGCGCAGCAACGAGACGTAGCCGACGTGCGGGTTGACGACCAGGGCGTAGTCGCCCGAGAGCGCCACCCGGTCGTTTGTTCCCTCGCCGGGCTCGTCGTAGACGTATCCGTTCTCCAGCGCGGCCTGCGTGGTCTCGTCGCCGTAGTCCCACTGCGCGAGGAAGTCCACCGCATCGACATGGCCCAGCTCGCCGAGGATGCGCAATGGCCGGTCGGCCTCTTCGCCCTGGAGGAACACCACGCTGACCCACCGCGACGGCGCGGCCTCCTCGACGGCGGGCTCGGGATGCCAAGCGATCCGCCCCGCAGCGATGAACCCCTCCGCGAGCCGGTCATACGCCCGGTCGACGAGACTCGCGGCCTGACGCAACTCCTCCGCAGTGGCGAGCGCGTCCCGCACTCCTGCCTCGTGGCTGCCGGCGTCGTTGAAGGCGTGCGCGGCCTTGCGCTCGTGAACATCAGCGATCTGGTCGAGCGCCTGCCGCAGCGACCGCATCCCCGAGGACAGGTCACCGATAACCCCATACATCTCGGCTGGCTGATCGAACCCCCGGCTCGCGTGAGTGAGTCCGCGCAAGGCTTCGGACGCCTCAGCGGCATCGGCAGTCGAATCGAAGAACGTGGGCATGGTCGGCCTCCTCGCAAGTCGTGTGACCAGGAGGTGTGCTGCGATGACCCAGGCGCTGTCGAAGGCGGCTGACATACTTGATGGAGGCGTCGGAGGGAGGCACGAGGCAGTCACCGGCGAGAAGGAGAGCCACATGGACGACCCGCGCGACGAGTCCGGTAATGATGACGCCGTTGGCAGGCAGACCGCAGAGGATGGTCAGGTCAGGTCCGACGCGCTTGAGCTCGCAGCGTCCACGACCCTCGTCGAGGTGACGCCAGGCGTCGCAGTCGTATTCGGCGAAGTCCCCGACGGTCTTGAACTCATCAGCCTTGACATGGTGCCGTCCTTCGACCGCGCTCAGCTCTCCACCGCTCTCGGCTCCTTCGGCAACGCAGGCACGATCGTCGGGAACGTCGCAGAGGCTGTATCGAGCGCGCAAGGCCTCTTCCGCGTCAACGATGCGACGCTATCTCTGTTGAAGAGCGGCGGGGAGATGGCAGCAAAGGACGGCGCCAAGCTCGGGGCGATCTTCAAGAACGGTGAACTGGTCGCCCAGGCGCGATTCATCCCAGCCTCCATGACGGCCGCCACGGCGATCGCAGCTATCGGCCCGGCCGTCGCCATGATCGCGCTCCAAATGCAGCTCGGCGAGATTTCCGGCCTCGTCCGCTCCAACATCCAGCTCACGACGCAGACGCTCAAGGCCATCCGAAACGAGCAATGGGCAGAGCTTGAAGGGCTGGCGGAGTCCGTCGATGAGGCAGTCAAGGAGACCCGCGAACTCGACGCCATCACAGACTCTGTCTGGGAGCCCATCGCTCCCAGCGGTCCCAACATCCGCAAGCAATTGAAGCTATACCGCAAGAACGTGGCAGGCCATGTCCAGGAACTCGGGAAGTTGGACAGTCGCGCTCGCCGCCAGTACCTCGAATCCAACGCCGAAGCAATCGTCTTCGATACCTACGCGCTTCTCAGCTCACTCAAGACCCACGCGGAGTACCAGGCTGTCCGGGCCGCCCTCGCCAGAACACGAAGCACCAACGACGAGAGCGAAGCGCAGCTCTTCGACCGGATCGCCCGGAACACTCCCGTCGAGATCGACGAGTCGCTCTCCGAAATCCGATCGCTGACCGAGTCGCTCGTCCGCGAGTTGCGGATCATCGCCGAACTCCCCGGCCGCGCCACCGTGCCTCTCACGAAGAAGCGAAAAGACGCCAAGGCTTCTCAACTCACTTGCAGGCAGCTCCTCGAAGCGATCGACCCTTTGGCCAACATGCTCCAGCCAGCAGTCGAGATGCCAGCAGTACCAGCGGCGGTATGCGCACCCGAAGGGCTTGAACTCGATCCGTATCTGCATATCCTTCGGTGGTTCCTTGAGGATGGCGAGACGCTTCGCAGCGTGGCCTTCCCATACGAAATGGGAACTCACAACTTCGCTGGCGTCGTGCCGGCCATTCTCGCCAGAAGGGTTGATGCGACCTGGGATGCGCTCGCGCCAGGAAGAGCCAGTGCCATCGTTGAGAAGCTCGCGTCGAGCACGTTCGTAGCGGTGACTGACCGACGGATCGTCACCGCTAACCCAGGGAACCTCCTAAAGCGAGGCGAACTCGGCCCGATCTACTCCCTGGATGACGTGCGGAATGTACGCGGTCGCTCGCACCGCGGAGCGGGCGTCCGACCCACTATCGACGTGGCCACAGAGGAGCGCGATCTGCATTGGATGTTCCCCGACGCCGCGGAGCACGAAGACATCGACAGCCTGGCGGCGGCTCTCTCCGAAAGAACGCCCCACGCTGTTTCGGCCCCGACAGCGATTGAAGGACTTGCCACAGCAGACTCCGCCATCGACGCCTAGAGATTGCGCGAGTGCAGGCATGAGTGAGCAGGAAGGCTTCCGGCCGACGGGTGGGCGGGCAAGGAGCGGCAAGTGCGCGCTGTGCGGGGCCCGGGCAAGACTCACCAAGGCACACGTGCCACCGAGAGCTGCATTCAACAATGGGAGCTTCTCTTGGGGCGGCACGACAGCAGGCAACCGACTTGCCCACGGGCGTCCACGACTCGGTGGCGCCAGCCTGTATGCGCATTGCGAACCTTGCCGGGCAGCCACATCCCCTTGGGATGACGAGTACATTCGGTGGGCCTACACCTTTGCAGTCAACCTGCTCCACTCCCAATGGAAGGGCGAGCGGACTCATATTGAAGGAAAGCTCAACGAGGTTCGCCCGGGCCGATTCATCCGCTCCGCGCTCGCGGGCATGACAGCGCTGACTCCGAAACTCATCGATTCACACCCTGACCTGGTCGGGGCCGTGCGGCATGGAGTCGCAGCCCCAGCGCCAGAGGGCATCCGGCTCTTGGCGGCGATCGCGCCGGACGGAGCGGCGGCGGTCCTTGAGGGAGCACACGAGGGCTTGGCCGTAAAGCTGTCGCGGGATGGTGGAAGGGACGATGAATGGACGACAACGACCACACCGACAATCTCTGCCGTGATTCACTTCCCTCCGTTCAGCTTGCTGCTCGCGGATGGCCAGCTGGTGAGCGCTTTGCCACATGCCGACTGCACGGACTGGCTAGAACTCGGGGTCGACGACCTCGCAGACGTGTCCCTGGTGCTTCCCGTGGTCGATCTGCCACGAACCCCAGACGCGCCGGTTCCTGTTTCGATGCTTCGGTTCATCGAGGCGCGAGCCTGATCCCCGGAGCAGGGGTCGGGTCACGCCGCGGCGGTGGCGGTTGACCTAGACCCGGCGGCAGAGCGGGAGCGCGGCGGCGGTGAACGCGGCGGCTTGCTGTCCGACGAGGAGCCGGGTCTCACAGGATGCCTGGATCGCGGCTTGCTCGATGGCGGCAACGGCTGCGTCGAGTTCTTCGACGGTGGGTGCGGAGACGGCGATGAGGCCGGTGTAGCGAAGGATGCCGTGTCCGGCGGTGAGATCGGCTTCTTGTTGGAGCACGTCGTGGTACTCGGCGGTCTGGGAGGCATCTTCGATCTGGCCGATCTTCGCGCGCTGGGCCTGGTCGGAGATGTGCTCGACCTTCTTCTTGCGGATGTCGCGAGCGGCAGCATCGGAGCGCATCGGGGTGCAGATCAGCGAGAACGATCGCTGGATGCCAGTGGACAGCAACACCGGCGACAGGAACCCCGGATACACCAGCGACCGCGGCCACTCGCTGACCCAGAGCACCGCATGGTGAGCGGAGTCGGTGCGCAACCTGCCCCAGGTCTCGGTGACGGCAACCGGCCCCGCAGTCGCAAGCGACTGGCCGAGCCTCCCGTGGCGTTCCAGCGTGGCGGCGATGGCGGGGTCGTAGGCCGAGCGCAGCATCACCGCGATCTGCCCCGGTGTCAGCCACCCGGACGGCGAGAGGTCGGCGGAGCGGAGCGCGGCGACGAGGGTGTTCATCTCCTGGCGCAGCACGGCGGCGGCACCGCGTATCCCGCCGCCAGCGGTCCTGATCTGACGGGCACTGGTCTTCATGTCCAGTGACAGCGAGAGCGTGGTGGCGTGTCGTTCGCCGGCGGGCCCGGCGCGGTCGATGAGTTCGGCGTAGGTGTCGGCCGCCCACGAGCCGTCCGGGGTGCCGTGGGTGGCCCACCATTCGGCCAGTCCGGTGCCGGAGTCCGGGAGGGTGCGTTCGAGGACTTGCAGCGTCGCGATCCGCCCGGAACGGCAGACGGTGGCCAGGACGCGGCCCCAGGAGCTGACGCGGCGTTCCTGCTCGCCGGGATCGAGGAGCACGAACGCGGGATGGGTGACCTCGCACACGACGGTCAACGTGGCGGCGTGGGGGTCGTGGATCATGCCGGCGCTGGTGTCGGGGTCGGTGTACTCGCGCAGTCGCGCCATGTCGCCGGGCAGTGCGAGGGTGCCGACAGGGCGCGGGACGACGATCCTGAGCCGGTACAGCAGTTGGCCGCCGGTGGTGCGCCACAGCCACCAGCAGGCGATGGGTAGCCACTCCACGATGGGACGGCCTGCGATGGGTATCCAGGTCAGGGCTGCGGCAAGTACCCAGATGGGCGCGGTGTAGGCGAGGAGCATCCCGCCGCCGGCGTAGAACGCGCCGATGAGCGTGGCTCCGCCGATGGCAAGCGTGATGAGCTGGGTCAGCGACAGGCCGAGAAGGACACCACGGCGGGTGAGGCGGGAGAACTTCACCGGCACGAGTTCGCCCGCGGTCGGGTGGTCGTGGTTCGTGCTGCTCATCGTCTACTCCTTCGGTGGGCGTGGCGCGGGCGCAGGGGGCTGCTTCGGCGGCGGTGACGGGTCGGTGCTCGGCGGTCGTGGTGCCAGGCTCGACGGTGGTGCCGCAGGTGAGGCTGCGGGCGGTGGCGGTGTCTGCGCGGCGGCGTCGGCGGCGTGCTCGCCCTGGACACCCAGCGCGGTTCCGGCCTTCGGCCCGGCGGTCGCGGCACCCTTGGCGACACTCGCTCCGATCACCACCCCTGCTGCCACGGGACCGGCTGCGGCTGCACTGCTCCCGCCTGCTGCTGCTCCACCACCGGCGGCGCCTCCGCCGCTCGCGGCGGGTGCCGGCGCTGGGGTCTTCGGCGGTGGCGGTGTGCTACTTCCTCCACCGGAGCCTCCGCCCGCGTTCCCGCCGCTGCTGGTTCCGTCGAGTACCTTCTTCGGGTCACCGCCACCTTGCGGCTTGGTCGGGACCGGGATTGGCCGGTTGAGTGCGCTCTTGGCGTCCTGCTCGGAGCCGATTGCGTGGTACATGTCGAACCCGACGAACGCGATGAACTTGTAGGTGAGATAGGGCGCGAATGCGGCCATCGCCATCAGCACGATCCCCGCGATGGGATCGCTGACCGAGGCGAGGTCAGCATCGATCGGTGCAGAGACCTGGGTGATCGCGACGAGGAACATCACGACGAGCACGAGCTTGGAACAGATCAGCGCGACGACGAACATCGCCCACTTCCCGATCCACCCCCGCGAGGCATCCCAGGATGCGCCGCTGAACGCAAGCGGCGCGAACACGACCGCCACCAGCAAGAGAGCTTTCCTGACGAGGAGGGACAGCCACACAATCGCGGCGGCGGTGATCGCAAGCCCGGCCATGAAGATCGTGATGATCGCACCGACGCCGGGAGCGGCGGTATTGATGCCGACCAGGCCTGCGGCGAGGAGGGCGATCTTGTCGCCCATCGACTCAGTGGTCTCGCCGGCTGCCTGCACGATCCCGATGCACAACTGATCGATCACTTCCAGCAGCAGCGCCGTGAGCGTGATGACCACGAACGACCCGAGGACCGACTTCGCCAGCCCCAGGGCGGCGCGGGTGAGGGCGGTGGGGTCGCGGCGGATCAGACCGGTAATGAGTTGGAGGCAGAAGAAGATCAGCATCACGAAGACCGCGATGCCGAACAGCAGGTTGTAGACGGCGATGTAGCCGGGCTTGGTGACATCCACCAGGGTCGTGGTGTCGAAGACCGACCAGACCGCCTCGAACAGCCACCCGGCGGCGGCGCCCATCGCCTGGGCGAGCCAGTCGAACGGGGCCGCGACCAGAGACGCGGCTCCTTCGCCGACGGCATCGCAGACCGAGGAGATCACGGGAACATCGCACACGCCCATTACGAACACCAGCACTCTCGACGACAGGGTGGGTCAGACGGACTGGCCGACGTTCCAGAAGAAGTTGATGAGCGTCACGCTCGCGCCGCAGATCACCGCCGCGCCGCAGGAGACGAGGACGCCGACCTTCCCGCGCGAGGCGAGGTGCGGGTTCGACGAGTTCGCGCCGAAGCCCCACACGATCGCGGACGCGATCAGCGCGAGCACGCTGAGGATCAGGCCGATGGTCATCACCGCGCCGACGATGATGCGCAGCTGGTTGATCCCCGGCAGGCCGTTGGTGTTGGGGTCGATGTTGATGTCCATCGGCACCAGCAGCGGCGCGGACATGACGTTGGCGAGCAGATCGAACACGGTAGGTCTCCTTGGCGACAGGCGGCCCGCCCACGGAATCGCAGACGGGGTACACGCGACAGGTGCGCGCTCGTCGCCGTCCCCGTCGGTGGCCGCCCGTAGCCTTGGAGTATCTGTGCGTCGCTCGCCCGCACGGGACCGCCGGACGAGAGGTGCAAGGAACATGAGTCAGTACGGGGTGGATTACCTCCAGCGATTGCGTGCCGCTGTTGAGAAGTTCGAGGAAGCGTTCGACGCCTGGATGAGCACTCAGGTTGAGTCGGATCACATGTCGGCGCGCGGCCTCTTTCCTACTGTGTGGACAAAGGAAGGCCAGGATCAGAGCGAGGTTCAACGGCTCGAACTCGGTGTCGCGGAGGCTGCTGGCCTGGCGGCGAGCGCTGTGTCAGTGACCGGCGCCTACATTGGGATCGCTGGTCTCGGGGCGATCGACCCGATCTCCAACTGGTCATTCATGTCTGCACCCAAGGCCCCCATCGCGCCTCGGGATATTCGGACTACGACCGCCAACGTCAAGGGCAGGCTCGACGCGATGATCGTCGACGCCGAGTCACGTACGGACTCTGACCTTCCGACCTTCGCTCCCGCACAGTTTCACCCCGTGGTCTGGGCTGGTGCTTCCGCCCATTGGACGACGCATCAGTACCGAGTGGCAGTTCGTGAAGCGGCCGAAGGCCTCACGGTCCACTGGAAGGAACGTCTCGGCCGGAACGATGTCGATGACACGGTCTTCTGGCAGCAGACGTTATCGCCGGGCGCTCCTGAACCGGGCAAGCCGAAGCTCACCTGGCCGGGGGGGGGTCGGATGACAAGACGGTGAAGAGCATGCGCGGTGGTCTTGAACCGCTCGCTAAGGCCCTCAACGCCCTGGCCACTGGTCTGAACCTCACGGTCCGCAACGTGACGACCCACACACGCACCGAACTGTCCGAGCAGGAAGCGATGGAGCGCCTCGCGGCATACAGCTACCTCGCGCGCCTGCTCGACCAGTGCGAGACAGCGAGCGCCGACACGGAGGAATCGGACCGATGACCGCGACGCCGCAACTACAAACTTGAACCGACTGTGAGGAGCCAGTTCATCCATGCCACGCCGCCTCCGGCGAGGACGGCCGCGCCGACGGCGACGAGCACACCGATTCGGCCTTTGCTGGCGGTGGCGTAGTTACCGTGGGCGGTCGCGATGGCCCAGACGACTGCAGAGACGATCAGCATGAGGACGGCGACGATGAGGATGAACGTCAGGAGCGCGCCGACGACGGCGCGGAGGTCGCCGATGCCGCCGAGTCCGTCGAAGTCGGGGAAGACACCCATCGCCGGTCACCCTGCCTTGACGGTGACGTGGAGGTGGTCGTAGTGGCCTCCGGTGATGGAGGCGGGGTCGTGCATACCGCCTCCGTTGTAGGGTCGCCAGCCGTCGGCGACGCGTGCGACGGACCAGATTTGGCCTTGCCAGATCAGGTACTCGACGCCGAGCACGTCGGCGTTGTCCTTCATCCAGTTGGTGACCTTCCAGCCGGCGTCGAGTTGGGCCGGGGTGGGGCGCTGGCCGATGCGGTTGCCGAAGGTGATGTCGCACGCTCTGCCGAGGGGATGCTCGGACTTGGTGCCGGGGCGCGGTGAGTAGCAGCCCCAGCCGGTGTCGGGGAACGCGGCGAGGGTCTGCTGGTAGAGGTGCAGCATGCGGGCGGTGATCTTGCCCGAGCTGGTGGGATCGTCGACGAGCCGGTCGGGGTCTCCATCGACGCCGGTCGGCGTGCCCGCAGTGGTGGTGTTGCAGGCGGTGGGTGATCCGCTGGTCGCTGTCGGCAGGTTCGCGGCCCCGCGCTCGTTGAGCCAGGCGGCGGCGTCGATGGCCTCACCGTTCGTGCCACCGGGCCGGACCTCGAAGTGCAGATGCGCACCGGTGCTCATGCCCGAGGAGCCGACATCGCCGATGTGCTGCCCCGCGCTCACCCGGTCGCCGGGACGGACGTGGATGCCGCTCTGCCACATATGGGCGTATGCCGTGGCGACGGTCTTGCCGTCGATGGTGTGCTCGATGACGATGAGACCGCCGTACCCGCCTGAAAACTCCGCGACGGTGACTGTGCCGTCCGCGGTGGCGAGGATCGGGGTGCCGTCGGGCGCGGCGAAATCGGTGCCGGTGTGCATCTTCCGTTCGCCCGTGATCGGGTGCACCCGCATCCCGAACGGCGAGGTCAGCACCCAGGTGCCCTCGGGTAGCGGGAACACCACCCGCAATGACGAGACCGCCGGCCCACCCATGCCGCGAACCGGAGTGCTGCCGCCGCTGGTGAGGGCGGCGAGGATGCTGTCGGCGACGGGCGCGTAGTTGCGGTATCGGTCGGGGTAGGCAGAGACCTCGACGGCTTGGGCGGCTTCGCCGGGGTCCATCTGTTGCCAGCCGGGGATGTCGAGCAGGCCCCGCGGTGAGGGGTAGTTCGGTCCGGTCGGTCCGCCGAAGAACGCTCGCGCCTGATAGTTCGGGTCCATCAGTTCGGCGACCGAACCCCAGCCCGATTGCGGGCGCATCTGGAACAGGCCGAGGGAGTCGTGGTCGCCGCCGTTGCCGTCGTTGGGGTAGTTCGCCGACTCGGGGTAGGTGCTCGTGTTGGTGAGCATCCGTAGCGTGGACTCGGTGAGCGCGGCCATCAGCGCGATCTTGATTCCAGGCTTGCCCACGTCGGTGATGCCGTTGCCGACGGCGATGATCGTTGCCGCGTGCGTGAGCTGCTGACGGTTCAGAGTGAAGGTCTCGCCGTTCGCGGTGGTCACGGTGAGCGAGTCCGGGATCGGGCCGAGGTTCACGGTCCCGGCAGGGGTGGCGCAGTAGGCGGCAGCGGGGTTCATCAGCACCCCGATCCCGAGGAGTGCTGCGGTGGGGGCGAAGAACAGCAGCGCCAGGGCTGCGATGGCGGCTTTGCGGAACACGACCACACCCCCTTCAGCGCAGCGGGTTGTCGAGCTGGGACAGCCGCAGCAGGTGGCAGGTCGGGTAGGTCGGTGCGCAGACGACGAACACGGTGAACGCGACCGGATGCTCGCTGGTGACCGGCTGGCCGTTCCAGACCCCGGCACGGTGGCGGGTGCCCTCGATCGTGACGGCTGTAGTTCCGGCCGCGAGCTGCTCTGGCTGGGCCTGCGCGACGGCGTCGGCCCAGGCGGCGGGGATGTAGGCGGTGTCGATGGTGAGGTGCTGGCGGGTGGCGTACTGGCGCAGCTCGATCCAGGCGTCGCGGGTCGGCAGGTACGCGGCCACGTCGGAGGCGAGCCCGGCTTGCTCGTCTCCGCTGGGGTCACCGACCGCGAGGATCGCTGAGGTGTAGTCCAGCGGCCACAGCCCCGAGGCCGTGTCCCACGCGAACAGCGTGGACGCGACGCCCTGAGCGAAGGTCTCGGGATTGGCCGAACGCGGAACCACTGGAACCCGTGGTGGCTGGGGCGTGCTCGGTGCCACGGTCGGCGGTGCCGTCGTGGCCGGGCCGGGCTCCGGGTCGGGATCGGTGCTGGTGCTGCTTCGGGGCCCGGTGAGGAGTCCGTACACGCCGACGCCGGCCAGGAGCAGCAGGACGATGCCGGCGGTGATGAGGGCGACGAGTCGGCGGCGGTTCCAAGGATCAGTAGGTGCAGGGCTCATGCCGAGCAGGTGCGCACCCGGCACCTCTGCCCGTTGTCACAGTGCGCGGAGTCGTGGCCGCTCCGCCGCGCCGCCGCGGGCGGCTCGGAGTGCGTCGGCGAACCGGACGGTGCCGTCGGCGGTGGCGAGGAAGTTCTCGAACTGCTCGTCGGTCAGTTCACCGGCGAGAGTCTCGGCGTCGTAGTGGGTCCACCAGTTCGTCAGTTCGCCCCAGGTCTGGATGAACGCGCGCAGTGGGTAACGGACGGGTTGCCCGTCTTCGGTGGCCAGGGGCAACGGACGCGGTGGGGTGCGCCTGCCCTTCTTGATCGACTTCGCGCGGGCCACGGCTGCTTCGGCGCGGGCGTGCAGCTCTGCCTCGCGCCGCTCCCGCTCGGTGGTGTCGGCGTCGCGGATCGCTTGATAGATCGGATGCACCGAGTCCCCGGCCTCGATCCGCTCCAGCCCGGCGGCGGCCTCGGCGCGCAACGTCTCGGGCTGGGTGGGGTTGTTGGCGACGTCTTCGAGGTAGCCGATCTTCTCCAGTGTCGTGTGCGACGCGCCGCCGGGAATCATCGCCGCCGCCTGCTCCCGGGCCTTCCCGAGCGGCCCGTTCGA
The Brooklawnia propionicigenes DNA segment above includes these coding regions:
- a CDS encoding DUF6112 family protein; translation: MGVFPDFDGLGGIGDLRAVVGALLTFILIVAVLMLIVSAVVWAIATAHGNYATASKGRIGVLVAVGAAVLAGGGVAWMNWLLTVGSSL
- a CDS encoding TIGR02391 family protein; its protein translation is MRGGLEPLAKALNALATGLNLTVRNVTTHTRTELSEQEAMERLAAYSYLARLLDQCETASADTEESDR
- a CDS encoding DUF6112 family protein, producing the protein MFDLLANVMSAPLLVPMDINIDPNTNGLPGINQLRIIVGAVMTIGLILSVLALIASAIVWGFGANSSNPHLASRGKVGVLVSCGAAVICGASVTLINFFWNVGQSV
- a CDS encoding conjugal transfer protein TrbL — translated: MLVFVMGVCDVPVISSVCDAVGEGAASLVAAPFDWLAQAMGAAAGWLFEAVWSVFDTTTLVDVTKPGYIAVYNLLFGIAVFVMLIFFCLQLITGLIRRDPTALTRAALGLAKSVLGSFVVITLTALLLEVIDQLCIGIVQAAGETTESMGDKIALLAAGLVGINTAAPGVGAIITIFMAGLAITAAAIVWLSLLVRKALLLVAVVFAPLAFSGASWDASRGWIGKWAMFVVALICSKLVLVVMFLVAITQVSAPIDADLASVSDPIAGIVLMAMAAFAPYLTYKFIAFVGFDMYHAIGSEQDAKSALNRPIPVPTKPQGGGDPKKVLDGTSSGGNAGGGSGGGSSTPPPPKTPAPAPAASGGGAAGGGAAAGGSSAAAAGPVAAGVVIGASVAKGAATAGPKAGTALGVQGEHAADAAAQTPPPPAASPAAPPSSLAPRPPSTDPSPPPKQPPAPAPRPPKE
- a CDS encoding TIGR02391 family protein, encoding MSQYGVDYLQRLRAAVEKFEEAFDAWMSTQVESDHMSARGLFPTVWTKEGQDQSEVQRLELGVAEAAGLAASAVSVTGAYIGIAGLGAIDPISNWSFMSAPKAPIAPRDIRTTTANVKGRLDAMIVDAESRTDSDLPTFAPAQFHPVVWAGASAHWTTHQYRVAVREAAEGLTVHWKERLGRNDVDDTVFWQQTLSPGAPEPGKPKLTWPGGGRMTRR
- a CDS encoding M23 family metallopeptidase; amino-acid sequence: MFRKAAIAALALLFFAPTAALLGIGVLMNPAAAYCATPAGTVNLGPIPDSLTVTTANGETFTLNRQQLTHAATIIAVGNGITDVGKPGIKIALMAALTESTLRMLTNTSTYPESANYPNDGNGGDHDSLGLFQMRPQSGWGSVAELMDPNYQARAFFGGPTGPNYPSPRGLLDIPGWQQMDPGEAAQAVEVSAYPDRYRNYAPVADSILAALTSGGSTPVRGMGGPAVSSLRVVFPLPEGTWVLTSPFGMRVHPITGERKMHTGTDFAAPDGTPILATADGTVTVAEFSGGYGGLIVIEHTIDGKTVATAYAHMWQSGIHVRPGDRVSAGQHIGDVGSSGMSTGAHLHFEVRPGGTNGEAIDAAAWLNERGAANLPTATSGSPTACNTTTAGTPTGVDGDPDRLVDDPTSSGKITARMLHLYQQTLAAFPDTGWGCYSPRPGTKSEHPLGRACDITFGNRIGQRPTPAQLDAGWKVTNWMKDNADVLGVEYLIWQGQIWSVARVADGWRPYNGGGMHDPASITGGHYDHLHVTVKAG
- a CDS encoding PrgI family protein, with protein sequence MSSTNHDHPTAGELVPVKFSRLTRRGVLLGLSLTQLITLAIGGATLIGAFYAGGGMLLAYTAPIWVLAAALTWIPIAGRPIVEWLPIACWWLWRTTGGQLLYRLRIVVPRPVGTLALPGDMARLREYTDPDTSAGMIHDPHAATLTVVCEVTHPAFVLLDPGEQERRVSSWGRVLATVCRSGRIATLQVLERTLPDSGTGLAEWWATHGTPDGSWAADTYAELIDRAGPAGERHATTLSLSLDMKTSARQIRTAGGGIRGAAAVLRQEMNTLVAALRSADLSPSGWLTPGQIAVMLRSAYDPAIAATLERHGRLGQSLATAGPVAVTETWGRLRTDSAHHAVLWVSEWPRSLVYPGFLSPVLLSTGIQRSFSLICTPMRSDAAARDIRKKKVEHISDQAQRAKIGQIEDASQTAEYHDVLQQEADLTAGHGILRYTGLIAVSAPTVEELDAAVAAIEQAAIQASCETRLLVGQQAAAFTAAALPLCRRV
- a CDS encoding ParB N-terminal domain-containing protein, translated to MTEPLIGSIQLDRTVDSILVGARHRADLGDIDALAASIDRDGLLQPLTITIDGVLVCGARRLAAIKKLGWRTVNVWVRSGLSDRLGQLLAEQDDNMLHKPYTQLEAAGLYRELKQVMAEDAARRKSATQFSSENQPGSDGGANFAPPSNGPLGKAREQAAAMIPGGASHTTLEKIGYLEDVANNPTQPETLRAEAAAGLERIEAGDSVHPIYQAIRDADTTERERREAELHARAEAAVARAKSIKKGRRTPPRPLPLATEDGQPVRYPLRAFIQTWGELTNWWTHYDAETLAGELTDEQFENFLATADGTVRFADALRAARGGAAERPRLRAL